The proteins below come from a single Panulirus ornatus isolate Po-2019 chromosome 72, ASM3632096v1, whole genome shotgun sequence genomic window:
- the LOC139748032 gene encoding uncharacterized protein isoform X1 has translation MCSQAGAPAGEVPPTLCAICLESWDDLEHLPKFLSCHHTICLTCVTAMYEAHALAPRPAAQPTTPPAWPLTLIRGARQPQQQVEVQEPQSSTWIKCPMCRNPTLVEDPATLQTNFYLSSTSFNRLVVWCEKCWSVARSDCLHHNLTPLPHKMRHLTEEVQTLADEVYVWSCDRAVEYEKQTAMYKWLCGLLRHAHDHMSTSLSQTQAKQQTIIHQTDHLHTLVKKSEALAGCRDGSEEAIKDLLQVADEVKAIHDGACGGGAAHTAHPTPLGSGQTFRVPECPRGPRGYHRARITLEASSDHLTLSFTSEDQPEGGGGGEAEGVARGREAGRGRRFHTLQGKGRDSGAPTPVRRAASVCHATPPRPAVDPSPTHAPPDASAARTQPQALPSPKPGPSPKPCPSPKPGPSPKPGPRQPSPPPRPQTWSPPNLRARVGSGCKTRPRQTPTLPTADTRARTTGVAEGVWWQGATTPEGARHIHHTGHPNPGVVWCNPRQVRPHNHHGNGGVKWLATDGLYVT, from the exons ATGTGCAGTCAG GCTGGTGCCCCAGCTGGCGAAGTGCCGCCCACCCTCTGTGCCATCTGCCTGGAGTCGTGGGACGACCTTGAACACCTGCCGAAgttcctctcctgccaccacaccaTCTGCCTCACATGTGTGACGGCCATGTACGAGGCCCACGCCCTTGCCCCACGCCCTGCCGCCCAGCCCACCACGCCCCCAGCTTGGCCCCTGACCCTCATCAGGGGCGCcagacaaccacaacaacaggtggAGGTTCAGGAACCACAATCTTCCACATGGATCAAGTGTCCTATGTGTCGCAACCCAACCTTGGTGGAGGATCCCGCTACATTACAGACCAACTTCTACTTGTCCTCTACTTCCTTCAACAG gttggttgtgtggtgtgagaaaTGCTGGAGTGTGGCTCGCTCAGACTGTCTTCACCACAACCTTACGCCTCTACCACACAAGATGCGACATCTCACG GAGGAGGTTCAGACCCTGGCAGACGAGGTGTACGTGTGGTCATGTGACCGTGCAGTGGAGTACGAGAAGCAGACGGCCATGTACAAGTGGTTATGTGGACTCTTACGTCATGCTCATGACCACATGTCCACCAGCCTGAGCCAGACACAGGCCAAGCAGCAGACCATCATCCACCAGACAGACCACCTCCACACTCTG GTCAAGAAATCCGAGGCCTTGGCTGGCTGTCGGGACGGGAGCGAGGAGGCAATCAAAGACCTCCTGCAGGTGGCTGACGAAGTGAAGGCGATCCATGACGGGGCGTGTGGTGGGGGCGCCGCCCACACAGCCCACCCTACGCCCCTGGGGTCGGGGCAGACCTTCCGGGTGCCGGAGTGCCCCCGGGGACCCAGAGGTTACCACAGGGCCAGGATAACCCTGGAGGCCAGCAGCGaccacctcacactctccttcACCAGCGAGGAccaacctgaaggaggaggaggaggagaggcggaagGCGTCGCCAGGGGCAGGGAGGCCGGGCGTGGCAGGCGGTTCCACACCCTGCAGGGGAAGGGGCGTGACTCTGGGGCACCCACGCCCGTCAGAAGGGCCGCGTCTGTGTGCCACGCGACGCCACCACGACCAGCGGTCGACCCCTCGCCCACACACGCGCCCCCGGACGCGTCAGCAGCCCGGACCCAGCCCCAAGCCTTGCCCAGCCCCAAGCCTGGCCCCAGCCCCAAGCCTTGCCCCAGCCCCAAGCCTGGCCCCAGCCCCAAGCCTGGCCCCaggcagccctcaccaccaccacgcccccagACATGGAGCCCGCCAAACCTGCGGGCGCGGGTGGGGAGTGGCTGCAAGACACGCCCTCGTCAGACTCCGACACTCCCAACAGCAGACACACGCGCGCGGACGACGGGCGTGGCAGAAGGCGTGTGGTGGCAGGGCGCAACGACGCCAGAAGGCGCacgccacatccaccacacaggtCATCCAAacccaggtgttgtgtggtgtaacCCGCGCCAGGTtagaccacataaccaccacgGAAATGGTGGGGTCAAGTGGCTGGCCACTGATGGGTTATATGTGACCTGA
- the LOC139748032 gene encoding uncharacterized protein isoform X2, whose product MCDGHVRGPRPCPTPCRPAHHAPSLAPDPHQGRQTTTTTGGGSGTTIFHMDQVSYVSQPNLGGGSRYITDQLLLVLYFLQQEEVQTLADEVYVWSCDRAVEYEKQTAMYKWLCGLLRHAHDHMSTSLSQTQAKQQTIIHQTDHLHTLVKKSEALAGCRDGSEEAIKDLLQVADEVKAIHDGACGGGAAHTAHPTPLGSGQTFRVPECPRGPRGYHRARITLEASSDHLTLSFTSEDQPEGGGGGEAEGVARGREAGRGRRFHTLQGKGRDSGAPTPVRRAASVCHATPPRPAVDPSPTHAPPDASAARTQPQALPSPKPGPSPKPCPSPKPGPSPKPGPRQPSPPPRPQTWSPPNLRARVGSGCKTRPRQTPTLPTADTRARTTGVAEGVWWQGATTPEGARHIHHTGHPNPGVVWCNPRQVRPHNHHGNGGVKWLATDGLYVT is encoded by the exons ATGTGTGACGGCCATGTACGAGGCCCACGCCCTTGCCCCACGCCCTGCCGCCCAGCCCACCACGCCCCCAGCTTGGCCCCTGACCCTCATCAGGGGCGCcagacaaccacaacaacaggtggAGGTTCAGGAACCACAATCTTCCACATGGATCAAGTGTCCTATGTGTCGCAACCCAACCTTGGTGGAGGATCCCGCTACATTACAGACCAACTTCTACTTGTCCTCTACTTCCTTCAACAG GAGGAGGTTCAGACCCTGGCAGACGAGGTGTACGTGTGGTCATGTGACCGTGCAGTGGAGTACGAGAAGCAGACGGCCATGTACAAGTGGTTATGTGGACTCTTACGTCATGCTCATGACCACATGTCCACCAGCCTGAGCCAGACACAGGCCAAGCAGCAGACCATCATCCACCAGACAGACCACCTCCACACTCTG GTCAAGAAATCCGAGGCCTTGGCTGGCTGTCGGGACGGGAGCGAGGAGGCAATCAAAGACCTCCTGCAGGTGGCTGACGAAGTGAAGGCGATCCATGACGGGGCGTGTGGTGGGGGCGCCGCCCACACAGCCCACCCTACGCCCCTGGGGTCGGGGCAGACCTTCCGGGTGCCGGAGTGCCCCCGGGGACCCAGAGGTTACCACAGGGCCAGGATAACCCTGGAGGCCAGCAGCGaccacctcacactctccttcACCAGCGAGGAccaacctgaaggaggaggaggaggagaggcggaagGCGTCGCCAGGGGCAGGGAGGCCGGGCGTGGCAGGCGGTTCCACACCCTGCAGGGGAAGGGGCGTGACTCTGGGGCACCCACGCCCGTCAGAAGGGCCGCGTCTGTGTGCCACGCGACGCCACCACGACCAGCGGTCGACCCCTCGCCCACACACGCGCCCCCGGACGCGTCAGCAGCCCGGACCCAGCCCCAAGCCTTGCCCAGCCCCAAGCCTGGCCCCAGCCCCAAGCCTTGCCCCAGCCCCAAGCCTGGCCCCAGCCCCAAGCCTGGCCCCaggcagccctcaccaccaccacgcccccagACATGGAGCCCGCCAAACCTGCGGGCGCGGGTGGGGAGTGGCTGCAAGACACGCCCTCGTCAGACTCCGACACTCCCAACAGCAGACACACGCGCGCGGACGACGGGCGTGGCAGAAGGCGTGTGGTGGCAGGGCGCAACGACGCCAGAAGGCGCacgccacatccaccacacaggtCATCCAAacccaggtgttgtgtggtgtaacCCGCGCCAGGTtagaccacataaccaccacgGAAATGGTGGGGTCAAGTGGCTGGCCACTGATGGGTTATATGTGACCTGA
- the LOC139748033 gene encoding uncharacterized protein — translation MRGSWLVMSALVLILASALALALPVDHTDNQSSGWKTVYAIRDYFRPVTDYFVKELPSKTPSDVADDVHEKVTDVKEWAQENEAIQGLVSSLVPIKNWLKEKADTLKDKTFQDMYDGVKDRVLTLDEKVATWIQDSNSN, via the exons ATGCGTGGGTCATGGTTAGTAATGTCAGCTCTGGTGTTGATCTTGGCTTCAGCCTTGGCCCTAGCTCTCCCAGTGGACCACACGGACAACCA GTCGAGTGGGTGGAAGACTGTATATGCCATCAGGGATTACTTTAGGCCAGTAACGGATTACTTTGTGAAGGAACTTCCATCAAAAACGCCATCAGATGTCGCTGATGATGTTCATGAAAAG GTGACCGATGTGAAGGAATGGGCACAGGAGAACGAGGCTATTCAAGGACTGGTCAGTTCACTCGTTCCCATCAAGAACTGGTTAAAG GAGAAGGCGGACACCTTGAAGGACAAGACCTTCCAGGATATGTACGATGGTGTGAAGGATCGTGTTCTGACCCTGGACGAGAAGGTGGCCACATGGATCCAAGACAGTAACTCCAACTAG